A window from Moritella yayanosii encodes these proteins:
- the trxB gene encoding thioredoxin-disulfide reductase codes for MSNTKHCRLLILGSGPAGYTAAVYAARANLNPVLITGIQQGGQLTTTTEVENWPGDAEGLTGPALMDRMKAHAERFETEIIFDHINDVDLSARPFKLKGNDVEYTCDALIICTGASAKYLGLPSEEAFKGRGVSACATCDGFFYRNQKVAVVGGGNTAVEEALYLSNIASEVHLIHRREEFRSEKILTKRLQEKVANGNITLHLNKTLDAVLGDDMGVTGVRIRDTRTDEATEFDVMGTFIAIGHQPNTDLFIDQLDMKDGYLKVNSGTEGNATQTTIPGVFAAGDVSDHIYRQAITSAGTGCMAALDAERFLDGLGD; via the coding sequence ATGAGTAATACAAAACACTGCCGTCTACTTATATTAGGCTCAGGTCCAGCAGGATACACAGCAGCAGTTTATGCTGCTCGTGCTAATCTAAACCCAGTATTAATCACAGGTATACAGCAAGGTGGTCAATTAACAACGACAACTGAAGTTGAAAACTGGCCGGGTGATGCAGAAGGGCTAACGGGTCCTGCATTAATGGATCGTATGAAAGCGCACGCAGAGCGTTTTGAAACTGAGATCATTTTTGATCATATCAACGATGTTGATTTATCAGCACGCCCATTTAAGTTAAAAGGTAACGATGTTGAATACACCTGTGATGCATTAATCATTTGTACTGGCGCATCAGCAAAATACCTTGGTCTACCGTCAGAAGAAGCATTCAAAGGCCGTGGTGTATCAGCATGTGCAACCTGTGATGGTTTCTTCTATCGTAACCAAAAAGTAGCTGTGGTTGGTGGTGGTAATACCGCGGTTGAAGAAGCGCTTTACCTATCAAACATCGCATCTGAAGTACATTTAATTCACCGTCGTGAAGAGTTCCGTAGTGAGAAGATCCTAACTAAACGCTTACAAGAAAAAGTAGCGAACGGTAATATTACATTACACCTAAACAAAACACTTGATGCAGTATTAGGTGATGATATGGGCGTAACGGGTGTGCGCATACGTGATACACGTACTGACGAAGCAACTGAATTTGATGTAATGGGTACCTTTATTGCGATTGGTCACCAACCAAACACTGACTTATTCATCGATCAGTTAGACATGAAAGACGGTTACTTGAAAGTAAATTCGGGCACCGAAGGCAACGCAACGCAAACCACTATCCCAGGTGTATTTGCTGCAGGCGACGTCTCTGACCACATTTATCGTCAAGCAATTACCTCAGCTGGAACAGGCTGTATGGCTGCATTAGATGCAGAACGTTTTCTGGATGGATTAGGCGATTAA
- a CDS encoding arginyltransferase — MIKVALTPPVPCNYLNDQQEQILVVQDAKLHDQSGYEVLLFNGFRRSGNDVYRPHCQTCQACQSIRIDSQLFKPSKSQKRLLNKNKHIEMRVSHQPQSDYYPLYERYINTLHSDGAMYPASQSQYDSFITSAWLTPTFLEFYLDNVLVAVAVTDVMTDSMSAMYCFYDPKFLTLSLGTYAILQQLILAKNTGKKWLYLGYQVDQCSKMNYKVNFNPHQRLIAGKWQG; from the coding sequence ATGATTAAAGTCGCCTTAACCCCACCAGTGCCTTGCAACTACCTAAATGATCAACAAGAGCAAATCCTCGTTGTTCAAGATGCAAAATTACATGATCAATCCGGTTATGAAGTTTTACTATTTAACGGTTTTCGTCGCAGTGGCAATGATGTTTATCGACCGCATTGCCAAACTTGCCAAGCATGTCAATCAATCCGCATTGATAGTCAGTTATTTAAGCCAAGCAAAAGCCAGAAACGATTACTCAACAAAAACAAGCACATTGAAATGCGGGTTAGCCACCAGCCACAATCAGATTATTATCCATTATACGAGCGTTACATAAATACCCTGCACAGTGATGGCGCTATGTATCCCGCCAGTCAGTCTCAGTATGATAGTTTTATTACTAGCGCCTGGTTAACGCCAACGTTTCTCGAATTTTATCTTGATAACGTCCTCGTCGCGGTCGCCGTCACCGATGTGATGACAGATAGCATGAGTGCCATGTATTGCTTTTATGACCCTAAGTTCCTGACTCTCTCCTTAGGTACCTATGCAATTTTACAACAACTAATTTTAGCAAAGAACACAGGAAAGAAATGGCTGTATTTAGGCTATCAAGTAGATCAATGTAGCAAGATGAATTACAAGGTTAACTTTAACCCACATCAGCGCTTAATTGCAGGAAAGTGGCAGGGCTAA
- the aat gene encoding leucyl/phenylalanyl-tRNA--protein transferase, with the protein MPIYLPELNHDLSYFPAVNTALAEPDGLLAMGGDLNPERLVHAYQQGIFPWFEDGQPILWWSPSQRMVLAPGKMHISRSLRKSFRRQNFTFSINNAFAEVIESCAEPRGYSSDTWITATMQDAYLQLHKMGFAHSIEVWQEGQLVGGLYGLYIDDIFCGESMFHTVTDASKIAFIALQQHLLNIGCKLIDCQLHNKHLASLGAIEISRETFINQLNSQNTTVQQQRWQPQALVLDLIDKANT; encoded by the coding sequence ATGCCAATCTATTTACCAGAACTGAATCACGACTTAAGTTACTTCCCAGCAGTTAATACTGCGTTAGCTGAGCCCGATGGTTTACTTGCTATGGGTGGCGATCTCAATCCAGAACGGCTTGTACATGCTTATCAGCAAGGTATTTTCCCTTGGTTTGAAGACGGTCAGCCTATTCTATGGTGGTCACCAAGTCAGCGCATGGTATTAGCACCCGGTAAGATGCATATATCACGTAGCTTACGTAAGTCTTTTCGTCGTCAAAACTTTACCTTTTCGATTAATAATGCATTTGCAGAGGTGATTGAATCTTGCGCAGAACCACGTGGTTATTCGAGTGATACTTGGATCACGGCTACCATGCAAGATGCCTATTTACAACTGCATAAAATGGGCTTTGCACACTCTATTGAAGTATGGCAAGAGGGGCAACTCGTCGGCGGATTATATGGCTTGTATATTGACGATATCTTCTGTGGTGAATCTATGTTTCATACCGTTACTGACGCCTCTAAAATCGCCTTTATCGCTCTGCAACAACATCTGCTGAATATTGGCTGTAAATTGATTGATTGCCAATTACATAATAAACACCTCGCATCACTAGGCGCAATTGAAATTAGCCGCGAAACTTTTATCAACCAACTCAACAGTCAGAACACGACAGTTCAACAACAGCGATGGCAGCCTCAAGCGCTTGTATTAGACTTAATAGATAAGGCCAATACCTAG
- the lrp gene encoding leucine-responsive transcriptional regulator Lrp, whose protein sequence is MMEVKTRPMKELDRIDRNILNELQKDGRISNVELSKRVGLSPTPCLERVRRLERQGYILGYTAILNPQFLDASLLVFVEITLNRGAADVFEQFNKAVQELEEIQECHLVSGDFDYLLKTRVSDMSAYRRLLGETLLRLPGVNDTRTYVVMEEVKQSNRLVIKTR, encoded by the coding sequence ATGATGGAAGTAAAAACTCGACCAATGAAGGAACTAGATCGAATCGACCGTAATATTCTTAATGAATTACAAAAAGACGGCCGAATTTCCAATGTAGAGTTGTCGAAACGTGTAGGCTTGAGTCCTACGCCATGTTTAGAGCGCGTACGTCGCTTAGAACGCCAAGGATATATTTTAGGTTATACCGCAATTCTAAATCCACAATTTCTGGATGCTTCATTGCTTGTTTTTGTTGAAATTACCTTAAATCGTGGTGCTGCTGATGTGTTCGAGCAATTCAACAAAGCTGTTCAAGAACTTGAAGAAATTCAAGAATGTCATTTAGTATCTGGCGATTTCGATTATTTATTAAAAACACGTGTATCTGATATGTCAGCTTATCGTCGTTTACTTGGTGAAACACTATTACGTTTACCGGGTGTTAATGACACACGTACCTATGTTGTTATGGAAGAAGTTAAACAAAGTAACCGTTTAGTTATTAAAACGCGTTAA
- the infA gene encoding translation initiation factor IF-1: MAKEDSIELQGTVLDTLPNTMFRVELENGHVVIAHISGKMRKNYIRILTGDKVTVALTPYDLSKGRIVFRAR; encoded by the coding sequence ATGGCAAAAGAAGACAGCATTGAACTACAAGGTACAGTTCTAGATACACTTCCTAACACAATGTTTCGTGTTGAATTAGAAAACGGCCACGTTGTTATTGCGCATATCTCTGGTAAAATGCGTAAAAACTACATCCGAATTCTTACTGGTGATAAAGTAACTGTAGCACTAACACCTTACGATTTATCTAAAGGTCGTATCGTCTTCCGTGCCCGTTAA